A region of the Sardina pilchardus chromosome 3, fSarPil1.1, whole genome shotgun sequence genome:
tattgtcatgtaaattatatatatatatatatatatatatatatatagaaacgTTTAtatatatgggggggggggcatggtcaTTTTTGGCAGGTCGCGTGGTTGCGAATTGCTCACAGCGGTAAAAAAATTACTTTctcattattgtcatgtaaattatatatatatatacagtgaggagaaaatgtatttgataccatgctaaagttgcctaaaaagaggaatataaaatcatcatttgacaattgatcttaatgtcttaattaaaaaattgagtaaaaaggaaaccgctaagtaccccaattttctttgtgattgaaaaatgtttcgtaaataaataaatgttcttcctaaatgctagggggaaggaagtatttgacccccaatgtaaccctatgggaatttaacacatagggttaacataggggcagacagattttaattttttaaggccagctatttaatggattcaggatattatgcatcctgataaagttcccttggccgttggaattaaaatagccccacatcattacatacctttcaccatagctagagattggcatggtgctttttccagtgggcctattagcctgtttgatgctcattgagctcaatgcaaatcaaacaggctaataggcccactggaaaaaacaccatgccaatctctagctatggtccagggtatgtgatgatgtggggctattttaattccaaaagccaagggaaatttatcgggatgcataatatcctagatccatgaaatagctcgcctttaaaaataaaaatctgcctgcccctatgtgttaaattcccatagggttacatagggggtcaaatacttccttcccctagcatttaaggaaaacatttatctatttacgatacattcttcaatcacaaagaaaattggtgtccttggcggtttgatttttactcattttctgaattaaagcattaagatcaattgtcaaatgatgattttatattcctgttttagcatggtatcaaatacatgtgctcctcactgtatatatatatatatagaaacgTTTAtatatatgggggggggggggcatggtcaTTTTTGGCAGGTCGCGTGGTTGCGAATTGCTCACAGCGGTAAAACCTGcgctcagaaaaaaaatgttttgctcagtgctgaaaaaaattagagggaacattgcctagccctacacacttccactttgtttgcgcgttcacgcgagggtccgccacattgagtatcatccgaaacgaaatttgagtcgagtgaagtgcctagggagaggggctaccacgcctccaggagcaagtcagcatgctgtcttgaaacgcaggtgcagccgttttcaagtgttcgtgcagctcgtgtatctccctgccagttgttttttggtccgtatgacagcatttacagacaaaagcgtgatttaagctacattgtaacaactcatgtttagtaaaatgtgcaagatcgtacagaagtaggctgcaATATTTAAACacgtgcaggtcgcatttacagcacttttataacttgatgttaaataaagcataaaatgcaactcctcacacatagtaatgaaaggagagaagagggatgtatatcctaatacacaggtccagaacatcttaattggtgATTTAATATAcattgccttcataatttctatgaaaactaatatgacgtcaatttccttctcccttcaagcgcatcggaaatgtagcgctgttttaacccctacCCCTTCAATGCGAGTTTTCTCCGCACCCatgagtggacttgaaaaggaagttcactcgctaaccgagtcgaagtgagtagggactccgtttcggaaagggccaatgTCTGCTttgtctgcctcctctcctttgaCCTATCCAGCTTAGTTAAACTTGCCAGGGATATAAAATCCATGCCGGCATAGCTCTCAGGTTCATTAGAGTACACAAGCGTCTCCACCATGACAAGGTGCAGGGACCACTGTTAGAAAAAGACCTTTTTTGAAACAGTCAGTGGATTGTGATGCCCTCAAGGTGTCAGGGAGAGCATTCCACAGATGTCGGACAGGAGCACAGAAGGCCCTATCTCCCATGGTCCTGAGTCTAGTTCTGGGTATGTGGaggaggtgtgagtgagtggagcggTGGGaacgtgttgtgttttgtgggttGATCATTTCTTTGAGGTGAGTTTTGGATGTACTCTCTCTACTTTTGGATGTATGTCTCTGCAGACTCTTGCTAGGGATCCTAATGAGAGTATGTTACAGTTGTCCAGTCTGGAGGAGACAAAAGCATGAGACAGCTTTTCGGCATcatggttttgtgaaatacccctctggtaAGGATATGTTGGACACATTCTTTTTAGAAGATTTATCCAAAGACAAGTATTTTTTATCTGATCTGGATTTCCTGTGTTTTGGCTTCTTTTCAAGAGATATGGGGAAAGGGAGCTGGCCTTTGTTTTGACAGATGGCCCATTGACAGTTAccagtgacagtgtgtgtgtgtggggggggggcagttataGGTGTGACCCACTCATCTAATCTGTATTCACCTGAAAGATCATTTGGCTGTGGAAAAATAAAACTTATTTGGAAGTTTTTCCAATTTGCAGTGAAACCACCAAAtatttctgaatgttttttttttttttatcacttttatgtaaccagtaggcctacttgtgttTACAAGATgcagacttcaaaagtcttggccagatatatttatagtgtgttttttttttataaagttTGAAGACCTTTGAAAATAGAATTTTGTCATTTGCAcaatttagaatttagaatttgtaatgtgtttaaaaaaataatttatttacatTCACTTCACTCTGATTTTCTTATTGGTGAGGACTTCTAGATTATAACCATTATGGATGTTTTCAGTTAGACAAAAAAGTTGTAGCAAACTGCCTCAGAGTGTTTGAAAGGCCTCGGACCTTGAAGTGTTAAgtatgggatgtgactgaagttcatactgtatgtgagtcaagacaggtgagcgaatacttttggcaatatagtctatgtaGTGTACTGTCACTTTCTCTATGTGTGGATTCAATTCTGTGGAGTTCCATGGATGTACAGAGGCTGAGCCTAGATGTGGCTGGAAGACGGCTGGATGTCTTTTACCTGTGGTGGTAACACCTTCACCTACTATGTTAATTAAGTGAAATTGATAAATAATGAAGGATGCAACCGACAGTACAGTACGTTTGACTCGGCATTTTGTGTGTCTAAACATACGTCCGTAACTTGATTCCTTATGACTCACATATTAACTATATAACTATATATAACTAAATATATACTATTGATCATACATGTACATCAGTTAAAGCATTAATACATGATTATTCATGCACCAGTGTTTAAAGTGTTACCCCACAttccatgaacacacaccaaATGTCTTAAAAAATGTTGACCACATGTACAGCTGCCACGTATCAATCTCGTGATGAAGCGTTTgatcagagcccatttatggagagccggtccacttgctattaactccattgtacctgcattgtacctgcagttcctgttgcagttccactgggggcgatcacgagcaagtgatcaaacaatgggggtctatggggctagacagctaaattggtctgtttcacctgattgtcattaaaaaatcgaagattgaATTTctgtttctgcaagctcaatatgggttataggtcgaaagttgaatgaacaattacttatggccctttggtttctcacaggcttggtctttgttgcccataacacactagcaccctgctaatgaatgacgtcattgacacgtttgaaaggctttttagagcaattaagggactttaaaaatctaatactgaggcgtgtgtattttcctttacccccctttcacatgcaatattccgatttctacacaaaaaatgaTATCCAGAGAAatgtggattttaggagaaactccattcacctccattcattctccacttgctcgcgatcgccctctagttgcagtaccatgcggaagtaatcAGCAAGTGGttgttctccccttattagacattctctggtttgATACACTTACACCTGGCATGATTTCATCACATTGCCTCGTCTGTCTTTTGACTCACTCTTCAAAATGGCAACCAATGGCCAATCAAATTTCAGTTGTCATTATGCCATTGTAGCTGATCCTCATAgaacttacagtatgttttctTCATGGTAGTTCATCAAATATGACACAAATTTGTCACAAGAGGACACTGTAACatgcacatttacatttcagcTCATATTTAAGAAACTGCAGGAAATGGCACAACACATTCCTGCTTCATTTCCTATACCTGACTTCTGAATCTAACACACATTGTTTTTCCATTGTCATCCCTATTCCTGCCACATTTCATTATCTCATGATCCAATTCACATAGACATTTATACAAATTGGTGTTGTTATGCTTTGTCCCATTCCTCAGTGACCTTGAGCCTGCTTAAGGGCACTTCTTCCTATCTTCCTTGGACGCTGATAATTACCACTTGCTATTATTAACTATTATAATGTTCATAGTCTGTAAGTCGTTCTGGACAGTGTCAGCTTCATACAATAGCCGTAACCATAAAATGTGTTGCATAGCACTGCTTCTTGTCACATACATTCTAATTGAAGATAACACAGTTCATAGGGTATGAGAAGATAAGGCACTTTGAGGTGTAACTTTAAGCTTTGCATTGTAGCTGTATTACTATCTAAAGCATagtttttgcccattgcttacacactaaaatcaaatgcttataccaaagcctcaatacctaaaCTTCTTGTATTTTAAACACTGTGTGACCATggcttaaacacattctctgctttgcacattgttagcaattctgcaacacactcaTTGCAAAACACTATACACAATTACTTACATTAGACACTTTTCTTCAAAAGGGAAAACTCCTGTCATAATTGAGGAAACACTTCTATTCAAAATGCAAGCACATCTGGTAATTGggaaaacccacacacatacctgaaaTTACTTACAGAGATAACTGAACACCAAACAGTCTTAGGCTTAGCACTACAAGACTTCATATAAGTTAATTGTGTACCTGTTCAAGTGTGTACTTTTACATCGAGTATCCGAGTACAGTTTTATGTGCCCCTTTACTCCCCATTTCTAAAACCTAAGAATTATTTTCAGCGGGCCAATGTAAAGTATATGACCACCACCCATATACCTGCATGCCTCTTTTGCAAGCAATGGAGGGGGCATGCAGGACATTGAGGTGGGGTCAGTTCAAGGGTgcacatagaatagaatagaatatatactttttggatcccgtgagggaaattcatttctctgcatttaacccaatttaaccgaattagtgaccacacacagcacacagtgaacacacagtgaggtgaatcacacattaacccggagcagtgagctgcctgcccaaccagctggtcagggatcaaaccagcaaccctcaggttacaagacagaagccctaaccagtaggccacggctgccccatggCACACCAGATCAGAAGGCAGGATCCATAAAGTCCCCATCCCACCTCCGCCACATCTttgttttgttgcaagaattttAGGAGTGTTacgttttgattgcagtgtttcattttggcatagatgtgaattgtttatccccaagtgctgTGTCTtatgtgtagagtgtgtagagttttgacataatgagccaaattctgcaaaaagtgtgtaagcaataggcaaaagcTGTAATTGGGAAGTACAAAGAAACTTTGGTTTGTTCACTACTTGCCAGGTTTATAGGTACACAAGGGTTTCACCTGACTTCCATGCTAGTCTTTGTGCGTAAAACCAGAAAGGTGGTGGGTAAATGTTTGGTCACTTTACCACATGTCACATGTCAAAAGGTATATTCTTTCTTTTGAAGAAGTATGAAaaccaaggcactcttctttatccaaaaagtataaaaagcctttattttacATGCCTATTCCACACAGAGAACAGTTAAAACAGCTGGGCAGCAACCCATGCATAGCGGCACAGACAGCCTTCTTCAGGGCATGCTGCTCAAATGTTGCCAGGTCAGGTGAGCAAAAATAGGCAACTGGGTCTCTGAAATAAGCCCCAAAGAAGTGACCCAAgtagcatcccctccccgaaccccTGACGTTACATTTCTGGGGCGGTCATGTTAGAGGAGCCTATAGAGGAGCCAGTGTAGAGTCGACGCAGAGGCAAAGGTTTAAAATGCCCTCTGTGTACATGCAGACGCTGCCTGTGTTCACAGAAACAACAAACGCGAagcaagcccaaaagaagcGACCACATAAAATACACGCCCCCAAAACCGCAACCCGCAActtcacaaaaaaacaagcccAAGTCGCTTATAACAAGCGGACTATGGCAACACTGTGCTCAATCACACTAGCTcttcttaaaggaatagttcggaattttggacataggacctcatttccaactttaccgaggtgatataggtcggtggagaccgtttttatcgcgtttaaccccttccttgcagcgttcccctttgctaacgctggttctgagctaacgcatttcaacggtaacatccaaaacttaccaaaaccgtcttactcactcctcagcacacccgagacaagtcaattaaaacgtcagactatcgatatacatgtccgtgttgatagaataattttagaaataaaactaaccttgcaactcaatgatttattacattttgagggactaatttctcaatatcaatccgccactgccatacagggaacaaagtaggttCTAAGTAAGAACCAAATCAATCTAAAAGAACATTAGGGGTGGTTCCTATACTTAGATTATTACTACAAAAAGAAACTTTTTATATTTACAATTTGCAGGCAATGACATATCCAGGACTAAATGAAGAGATTGACTTTAGTCCTTTTCTGTAATTGTTCTTTGGTCTAAAGGCCCGATcagattacaggcggcatgcgctatgaaacccattcatttcaatgggttgagagcgcaaaagcgctttgccgctgttgcgcttgctgcggtcaaagttgaaacatgttcaactttgaccgcggcgcgctgtaagtgaatggtcttttgcgcggagcccagcagtaaccatagaaattggagcggtaacagcaacaaaaatcgtagaatgttatctcaaccaagagcaacctagtggtgagcgcagcgcatgccgtctataatgtgatcgggccttaaTGGGATTTCTGTATTAATCTGTTCCTTGCTTAAGGGATTTGGCCACCCAGTGGTTCTTTCTTGTAATGTTTCTGTGAATTTCTTTACCTGTTGTGAATTCATTACCGGTGCCATCCAGGTGTTTGTAATTGGCTGAACCTTTAAGAAGAGCTAGTTTGATTGAGCGGCATGTCCTGATGAAGGCTTTCTGTGCCGCAACGCGTGGGTTGCTGCCCAGCTGTTTTAACTTTTCTATGTGAAATAGTCATGTAAAATAAAGTTTTTCTTTAAGACTTTTTTGGAAAAAGAGGAGTGCCTTGGTTTTCATCCTTCTTCAAATGACGTTTGTATCCCGACACCAAAGAGCACCTTCAAACTTTTTTCTGCAATTCCTGAGCACTttggatttttcctctttttagtatATTCTTTCTATTTATGTTGTGGATTTGGTGGATAAAAGTATCGTTCTCCTTGAAAAGAACTGCCTGATCTTAACCATGTTGTTAGGTTGAGGTGTATGTTTTCTCCAGTCTTGTGTTTTCAAGGGTAGGCCTAACTTACAGTAGGTGTTATTGTGAAGTCATGTTTAGGATTTTGAAGTCATCTTTATCATCCTGACTTTTTGTCCAATGTTTTAAATGAATCTAATATTGGCCATGAGAGGGTGTAGTAGAGTACAACATAAGACAGCAAATGTAAGAATCAGCAACGGAACAGGGAACAggcaaaaatccaaaaatctGTCAAGGATAATGTATGTAAGGACACTTTACTCGTCGCATGCATCAGAGTGAACATGACTTGATGTGAAATAAAACAGTAGTCATCTTGATttaacatatacatatatatatatatatatatatgtatgtatgtatgtgtgtgtatgtatatatatatatatatatatatatatattgtgtgtgtgtgtgtgtgtgtgtgtatttatgtttgtgtgtatcttttgTATACATGAGAAACAGTAGTGAAGTTCTGCCATCAGTCAGTAACAATTTGAACAAAGGGAGTGTGATTAGCATATCACATTGTACACTTTTCATATGAATACAGACACATTGAGAAGACAGCTGTGAGTCATTTATGTGTGCAAGCAATCATTCAAGGAGAATTACACAAGATGGGACTCTGGTGTGGAAAGGCTGGTGGTATTGCTATGAATCTCTGTAGTTTACTAGTCCTGGGAACCCTGTGAGTCATTCTCCTCAGATTCCCACTGGAAATTCTGCCCTGTCATTTGGTAGAACATCATGTTAAAGGGCTTGTAGAATTTGTGAAGTCTGTGAATGACATCAGGATCTATTCTTGGGTGAATTCTGCCTTTTGACTTTCCAAGACAACGTGGGGCACTGCTGTCTTCTGGCTTCTTCAAGCAAGGAAATCCCTTGGTTTTATTGAAATAAAAGTGTTTGTCTGAAACAATGCGCTTTAGTCCCAAGAAGTCTTGTACTTTTGTCATCTCACCAGCTGGATCCACAATAAGTCTCTCTCCACTAACAAAGTGCAtctgagagaggggaaagtacTGCATCCAGCTCTCTAGGTGTAATGCATAGATACCAATCCGCAGGGCACTCCAGGAGGCATCAACAAGTCCTAGTGTTCGGTTTTTGAAAGCTAAAACCTCAAATGTTGGGATCTCTGGCTTTTTGGACAGGGTCTGCGTGTAGTCAGAAATGGCTCTGGTGACAGGATTACGTACAACAATGATCAGTTTGATGTCTTTTGCCATTGTGTATATCCTCTTAGGTGCATTACTTGTTACAAAGTAGCTTGGCGTCTTTTCCATTGTCAGCTGGCCATCCAATGTAGAGGGCATTAAGTCTCTGTAAAACACAAGTAAATAATGTTGAAAACACAATACataaaaacaatgcaacaatATATAACGCAAACAATAAATTACTTCTTTCAGTTGTTTAATTTCATTGCTTATGTTTGTACTGTGGTGGTGAATAAAATGTGAACATTTGGAAGATGGAAAATTAATCTTTTGATTTGGCTTAGATTGATCTTTTGATGATTTTACTAAATGACAAACTCTTGTGAGCACCATACGGCACAAGGCTAATTTTAAGTCAAGTCAGTTTATTTATATACCACATTTAaaatgcacagagtgcaacccaaagcgctccaCACAGAAGACATTGAcataagacaaaagatgccgtaCGGAGCGGCATAATCGCCACCGTACACGTGAACatcaagacatacaagacagacaaaaaaaaagcaaactagaaaagcactcagagagcgcagacctccgcttGTATTGtacttcctaggttgtcataccatgccattacaccactaagcgaaacacataaatggctccggaatcccgacggaattaccgatcactcccaaaatgtaatagttacttccttgggtcatgcctgacat
Encoded here:
- the hs3st4 gene encoding heparan sulfate glucosamine 3-O-sulfotransferase 4 → MAFWSSTTVFTSKVPRKIIFMFTLSLSVTYLFYSLVNCYTSLQFPAQENYVYQGRPVTDETTFMTLRGKLYSTSLQGELIERTSSEPTIFSTNPNDVKSEGRTAEWVRTDTAPTNTIAMVHTAIMDQQHQGFSTTDSVFRTSVNSTPEYGEKKLPQAIIIGVKKGGTRALLEALRVHPDVRAVGNEPHFFDRNYEKGLDWYRDLMPSTLDGQLTMEKTPSYFVTSNAPKRIYTMAKDIKLIIVVRNPVTRAISDYTQTLSKKPEIPTFEVLAFKNRTLGLVDASWSALRIGIYALHLESWMQYFPLSQMHFVSGERLIVDPAGEMTKVQDFLGLKRIVSDKHFYFNKTKGFPCLKKPEDSSAPRCLGKSKGRIHPRIDPDVIHRLHKFYKPFNMMFYQMTGQNFQWESEENDSQGSQD